The Henckelia pumila isolate YLH828 chromosome 2, ASM3356847v2, whole genome shotgun sequence genome includes a window with the following:
- the LOC140885314 gene encoding uncharacterized protein produces the protein MKNPIKFLPHSPRRLLALDWRILLLILFPLTFLIYLSLSSTTSVSGFKSIFANTHNPIPPAHPPRIAVCLVGGARRFELTGPSIVERILRVYGNSDLFLHSPLDSNAYKLSLLKEAPRIAAVKIFVPGTIPVTEAQSRVLTAQNSPNGVQGLLQYFNLVEGCLAMIKEHQEKNNFTYDWIIRTRVDGYWSAPLGPENFVPGQYLVPPGSSYGGLNDRFGLGDFNTSVVALSRLSLVPQLDSAGLTQLNSERAFKAQLVTQKVQYTTKPLPFCVVTDRRYAFPPARFGVPVASLSSPGPLSGAKCRPCRPACSGSCVGPIMNGLAKWWSWTEWANNTLELCDAHDEWENKWEELFDNVAGFNLTSMRKNVWALEMDQCVNWFEEMRRRTAQWIAPQAREICGLGLRPK, from the exons ATGAAGAACCCCATCAAATTCCTCCCTCACTCTCCCCGGCGGTTACTGGCTCTCGATTGGCGGATCCTGCTCCTCATTCTCTTCCCCCTCACGTTCCTCATCTACCTCTCCCTCTCCTCCACCACCTCCGTCTCCGGTTTCAAATCCATTTTCGCCAATACCCATAATCCAATCCCCCCTGCCCATCCTCCGAGGATCGCCGTTTGTTTGGTCGGCGGGGCCCGGAGATTCGAACTCACCGGTCCTTCAATCGTGGAGAGAATCCTTAGGGTTTACGGTAATTCGGATCTCTTCCTCCACAGCCCTTTGGATTCCAACGCGTACAAGCTCTCGTTGCTTAAGGAAGCGCCTCGTATCGCCGCCGTGAAGATATTCGTGCCGGGGACGATACCCGTCACGGAGGCGCAGAGCCGGGTTCTCACCGCTCAGAATTCGCCCAACGGCGTGCAG GGCTTATTGCAGTATTTCAATCTGGTAGAAGGATGCCTAGCAATGATTAAAGAACACCAAGAGAAGAACAACTTCACGTATGACTGGATTATTAGAACCCGAGTCGACGGGTATTGGTCAGCTCCGTTAGGACCCGAAAACTTTGTTCCCGGACAATACCTAGTCCCACCGGGTTCCTCGTATGGTGGCCTGAATGACCGTTTTGGCCTTGGTGATTTCAACACCTCCGTGGTGGCGCTCTCTAGACTTTCATTGGTTCCGCAACTGGATTCTGCTGGGTTAACCCAACTCAATTCGGAGCGTGCTTTCAAGGCCCAACTTGTGACTCAAAAAGTCCAATACACGACCAAACCCCTTCCATTTTGTGTGGTGACGGATCGTAGATACGCTTTTCCTCCGGCCCGTTTCGGTGTCCCCGTGGCCTCGTTATCGAGCCCCGGTCCACTCAGCGGTGCTAAATGCAGGCCGTGTAGGCCCGCATGCAGTGGATCATGTGTTGGGCCTATCATGAATGGGCTTGCTAAATGGTGGAGCTGGACTGAGTGGGCTAACAACACATTAGAGCTTTGTGATGCACATGATGAGTGGGAAAATAAGTGGGAGGAATTATTTGATAATGTGGCTGGTTTTAATCTAACCTCTATGAGAAAGAATGTTTGGGCTTTGGAAATGGACCAGTGTGTGAATTGGTTTGAGGAAATGAGGAGACGGACAGCCCAATGGATCGCCCCACAAGCTCGGGAAATTTGTGGGCTGGGCTTGAGACCGAAATGA
- the LOC140878942 gene encoding uncharacterized protein, whose translation MATKMANRFRRSLSFPNNHSHSSSKTLHNRSTSLPCRSHPTVSQLGAGIAHLHSWIASRTASSDSWLCDGLKRLNSVHDSLVDLLQLPRTRDLLRRGEFSAFVELLLDDFLGLVDVYGRFQTLVLSLKDECSAAEMAVRRRDGLETESRLKNLNRLGVQIGKLGSDLRCRVGEFSLPTPHDDEGSELFETIDDVLQVTSLVSVSLFGGISASFAIRKRSYMGLMRLGRWTKNSKIQVGIRKIEEIDLENLWVLSKKVEEARTVSKKLHELEGCFVEMEGCGERAFRSFIKTRVSLLNLLTL comes from the coding sequence ATGGCCACAAAAATGGCGAACAGGTTCCGCAGATCTCTTTCCTTCCCAAACAACCATTCCCACAGCTCTTCGAAAACCCTCCACAACAGGTCCACCAGCCTCCCTTGCAGATCCCACCCCACAGTCTCCCAACTCGGAGCTGGGATAGCCCATCTCCACTCGTGGATCGCCTCCCGGACCGCCTCCAGCGACTCTTGGCTCTGCGACGGCTTGAAGCGGCTCAACTCGGTCCACGACTCGCTCGTCGATCTTCTCCAGCTCCCTCGGACCCGCGACTTGCTAAGGAGAGGAGAGTTCTCGGCTTTCGTGGAGCTGCTTCTAGACGACTTCCTTGGCTTGGTCGACGTCTACGGGAGGTTCCAAACTCTGGTTTTGAGCCTCAAGGACGAGTGCTCGGCCGCTGAGATGGCGGTTCGGAGGAGAGACGGCTTAGAGACCGAGTCTCGTTTGAAGAACCTCAACAGACTCGGCGTCCAAATTGGTAAACTCGGCTCGGATCTCCGATGCAGAGTCGGGGAGTTCTCCCTTCCCACACCACATGACGATGAAGGATCGGAGCTCTTCGAAACGATAGACGATGTACTTCAGGTCACAAGTTTGGTTTCAGTTTCCCTTTTTGGTGGGATTTCTGCGTCATTTGCTATCAGAAAACGATCTTACATGGGGCTCATGAGATTAGGGAGATGGACCAAGAATTCGAAGATCCAAGTGGGTATCCGAAAAATCGAAGAAATCGATTTGGAAAATTTGTGGGTTTTGAGTAAGAAGGTTGAAGAAGCAAGAACTGTGTCCAAGAAACTGCATGAACTGGAGGGTTGTTTTGTAGAGATGGAAGGGTGTGGGGAGAGGGCTTTCCGCAGTTTTATCAAAACTAGGGTTTCATTACTCAATTTGCTCacattataa